AACCAAACGAATAAGAAGGGGGTAGATCAGATGATTGAAAAAGAACAACAATTACGAGAGTTAATTTGTGACATAGGAAGAAATTTATTTAACAAAGATTATGTCGCAGCAAATGACGGCAATATTTCAGCACGTTTATCAGAAAACGAAATTTTAGCTACACCCACTGCGACAAGTAAAGGTTATTTGCGACCTGAAAATATTGTCAAACTGGATTTAGAAGGCAATATTTTGGATAGCAAAGAGGGCGTTAAACCGTCTACAGAAGTGAAAATGCACTTACGTTGTTATCAAAAAATGCCACAGTGCCAAGGCGTGGTTCATGCTCATCCACCTTATGCGACTGCATTTGCGATTAAAGGAGAAGTATTGAATAAGGCGACGATGCCTGAAGTGGTAATCGCGATGCCGGAAATTCCATTAGCGCATTATGGTTGTCCATCAACTGAAGAAGTTCCGGATTCAATCGAGCCATACTTCAATCAAAGTGAAGCGGTGTTATTAGAGAGTCACGGCGCAATTACATGGGGCAAAGATTTAATGTCGGCTTACTTGAATATGGAACGTTTAGAGTATATCGCGAAATTAACGTACATTACGAGACAAATCAATGGTGAACGTGAATTACCGCAAGACAGAATTGATGAATTAATAAAATTAAGATCATTTTACGGAATGGCCTAAGCTTTAAATGAAGTGAGGAGATTAGTATGTCAAAACAATCAGGGGCGAATTACAAAGCGTCAGTGAGAGAAAAACTAGCTTACGGTTCAGGAGACGGTGCAACGGCATTTGCAGCTGTAATGGTAGGAAGTTTCTCTATGTATTATTTCACAGATGTCATTGGGATTTCAGCAGCATTTTTAGGGAGTGTATTGTTTTTTACACGTATTTTTGACGCAATTACAAACATTTTAATGGGTTATGTGGTAGATAAAACGAGTACACGTTGGGGGAAAGCGCGGCCGTGGGTATTATGGTCAGCCATTCCACTAGCGATTTCAACCATTCTTGTCTTCAGTATGCCAAGTGGATGGAGTGAGACGGCACTGAATTGGTATGTCGTCATTATTTTGAACTTATATTTCTTAATTTACACAACAAGTAACATTCCATACGGGACTTTAGGCGCATTAATCACGCAAGATTCTAAAGAGCGTAACAATTTGAACTTATTCCGTATGATTTCGTTTTTTGTGATGATGCTAGTGATTTCGAACGTGACAATTCCAGCAGTTAATGCGTTCGGCGGTGGTGCACGTGCATGGCAATTAGTTGCGATAATCTATGGTGTATTCATGGTAGCCATTTTCATGTTTACATTTAAATTTACGAAAGAGCGCGTGACACAAACGAAAAAAGATAGAGAAATTAAGCTGATGAAATCATTTAAATTACTAATTACGAATAAATACTGGATTATGATCTTTGGCATTATGTTATTGTCGTGGGTTTTACTTGGTATGATGACAGGGACAAATGTGTATTATGCAGACTATATTTTAAAGGATGCAAGCGTTGTTGGTGCGATGTCACTGTTCTTTACGATCCCAATGTTGGCAGGGTTCTTCAGTATGCCTTACCTATTAAAGTTTTTTGATAGAAGACCATTGATTTTAATTGGTTTAATTTTGGTCATTGTCGGCAGCGCGATGATGTTGATTAAAACAGATAGCTTACCGCTCATTTACGGTGCTTCAATCATTAGAGGTTTAGGTTTTGCGCCAATGATGGGAAGTGCATATGCGATGCTAGCTGATACGATTGAATACGGTGAGTGGAAACAAGGTATCCGTAATGAAGGTATGATTTATAGTGGGGGTACATTTAGTACAACATTAGCGGGTGGTCTTTCAGGTGCAATTACAGGTTGGATTTTAGAATTCGGTGGTCATATTAGTGGTAAAGATCATGCGCAACAACCGGAAAGTGTGTACACAGTGATTGAATTTATATTCATTCATTTACCCATTATTTTAGCGGTAATCATTTTTATCATTATGTTGTTCTACAAACTCGATAAAATTTACCCACAAATTGTTAAAGATTTAGAGAATCGTGTACGCAATTAAAAATATAAAACTGTGGAGGTACA
Above is a genomic segment from Staphylococcus delphini containing:
- a CDS encoding class II aldolase/adducin family protein, with amino-acid sequence MIEKEQQLRELICDIGRNLFNKDYVAANDGNISARLSENEILATPTATSKGYLRPENIVKLDLEGNILDSKEGVKPSTEVKMHLRCYQKMPQCQGVVHAHPPYATAFAIKGEVLNKATMPEVVIAMPEIPLAHYGCPSTEEVPDSIEPYFNQSEAVLLESHGAITWGKDLMSAYLNMERLEYIAKLTYITRQINGERELPQDRIDELIKLRSFYGMA
- a CDS encoding MFS transporter; the protein is MSKQSGANYKASVREKLAYGSGDGATAFAAVMVGSFSMYYFTDVIGISAAFLGSVLFFTRIFDAITNILMGYVVDKTSTRWGKARPWVLWSAIPLAISTILVFSMPSGWSETALNWYVVIILNLYFLIYTTSNIPYGTLGALITQDSKERNNLNLFRMISFFVMMLVISNVTIPAVNAFGGGARAWQLVAIIYGVFMVAIFMFTFKFTKERVTQTKKDREIKLMKSFKLLITNKYWIMIFGIMLLSWVLLGMMTGTNVYYADYILKDASVVGAMSLFFTIPMLAGFFSMPYLLKFFDRRPLILIGLILVIVGSAMMLIKTDSLPLIYGASIIRGLGFAPMMGSAYAMLADTIEYGEWKQGIRNEGMIYSGGTFSTTLAGGLSGAITGWILEFGGHISGKDHAQQPESVYTVIEFIFIHLPIILAVIIFIIMLFYKLDKIYPQIVKDLENRVRN